The following are encoded in a window of Staphylococcus piscifermentans genomic DNA:
- a CDS encoding PBECR4 domain-containing protein has translation MNKNNIYKIEYNDIIDFRLLLNDYINCFTRKKCFLHISDKSIKVAEIRFSKDHLPHILGLHKVINESANVFLTKILQGKLTHSSIKKHHNYQNIKDWLYSYNFLHRCFIEKIWHGV, from the coding sequence ATGAATAAAAATAATATTTACAAAATTGAATATAATGATATTATTGATTTTCGTCTTCTTTTGAATGATTATATTAATTGTTTTACCAGAAAGAAATGTTTTTTGCATATTTCTGATAAATCTATAAAAGTGGCAGAAATAAGATTTAGTAAAGACCATTTACCTCATATTCTAGGATTGCATAAAGTGATAAACGAGAGTGCTAATGTTTTTTTAACTAAAATATTGCAAGGAAAATTGACGCATTCTTCTATTAAAAAGCATCATAATTATCAAAATATTAAAGATTGGTTGTATAGCTACAACTTTTTACATAGATGTTTCATTGAAAAAATTTGGCATGGTGTATAA
- a CDS encoding CHAP domain-containing protein, with product MKKLLKIAVLLVIFGGAAFFFYENKNEVAKWIEQLKPDPMRNNTYEKGQCTYYVFDKVKKDGNLISNRWGDAENWAKDAKKDGYVVNHKPAVHALMQTTKGKLGHVAYIEHVNKDGSFDVSEMNYIKPYKVSSRPITAEEAKTYEYIHPKKNPKAKDEKGKTE from the coding sequence ATGAAAAAACTATTAAAAATAGCTGTGTTGCTCGTGATTTTCGGAGGCGCTGCATTCTTTTTCTATGAAAATAAAAATGAAGTAGCGAAATGGATTGAGCAATTGAAGCCCGATCCTATGCGCAACAATACGTATGAAAAAGGACAGTGCACTTACTATGTATTTGATAAAGTGAAAAAAGATGGCAACTTAATCAGCAACCGTTGGGGTGACGCAGAAAATTGGGCTAAAGATGCTAAAAAAGACGGATATGTGGTCAATCATAAACCCGCCGTGCATGCCTTAATGCAGACAACAAAAGGTAAATTAGGACATGTAGCCTATATAGAACATGTAAATAAAGATGGCTCCTTTGATGTATCAGAAATGAATTACATCAAACCCTATAAAGTATCCTCACGTCCTATTACTGCAGAAGAAGCCAAGACTTATGAGTATATTCATCCTAAAAAGAATCCCAAAGCAAAGGATGAAAAGGGTAAAACTGAATAA
- a CDS encoding VOC family protein has translation MTEYKRDHYPNGVTLNVRDKEALKPFYEDMLGFTVMNETYTSIQYEVGDSGHRITLRQLDHGREPLVSEAGLFHIGIKLPTHADLADLMAHLTEQDIVINGAEHDVSTSIYLSDPEGNGFEFYADLPEETWNYDKEDRVIMDTRPLYASKLMNLRTHKDWETLPPDTKIGNVHLKTIRLKEVKDFYLKYFGLAESSYVNSSSLFMASGGYHHHLAVNHWMSSMKRMESSETYGLAYVDYHYPETAHKWIKGPDGIEFRFNYLGA, from the coding sequence TTGACGGAGTATAAAAGAGACCATTATCCAAACGGTGTAACCTTAAATGTCAGAGATAAAGAAGCATTGAAACCGTTCTATGAAGATATGTTAGGCTTCACAGTAATGAACGAAACATATACTTCGATTCAATACGAAGTAGGCGATTCAGGACACCGAATTACATTAAGACAATTAGATCATGGTAGGGAGCCCTTAGTTTCTGAAGCGGGACTATTTCACATTGGAATTAAATTACCGACACATGCAGATTTGGCAGATTTAATGGCACATTTAACAGAACAAGATATTGTGATTAACGGCGCTGAACATGATGTCAGTACTTCTATATATTTGAGTGATCCAGAAGGTAACGGCTTTGAATTTTATGCAGATTTGCCAGAAGAAACTTGGAATTATGATAAAGAAGACCGCGTCATTATGGATACGAGACCATTATATGCTTCCAAATTGATGAATTTAAGAACGCATAAAGATTGGGAAACCTTACCGCCTGATACGAAAATAGGAAATGTACATCTAAAAACGATTCGATTGAAAGAAGTAAAAGATTTCTATTTGAAGTATTTTGGTTTAGCAGAATCTTCTTATGTAAACTCTTCATCACTTTTCATGGCTTCAGGTGGTTACCATCATCATTTAGCTGTAAATCATTGGATGTCGAGCATGAAACGTATGGAAAGCTCAGAAACTTATGGCTTAGCTTATGTAGATTACCACTACCCAGAAACTGCACATAAATGGATTAAAGGTCCGGATGGTATTGAGTTTAGATTTAATTATTTAGGAGCATAA
- the ileS gene encoding isoleucine--tRNA ligase: MNYKDTLLMPKTDFPMRGGLPKKEPEIQKQWDEQDLYHKILEKNKGHESYILHDGPPYANGNLHMGHALNKILKDFIVRYKSMQGYYSPYVPGWDTHGLPIEQALTKKGVKRKEMPISEFRKLCEEFALEQIDIQKKDFKRLGVNGDFNDPYITLKPEYEAAQIRLFGEMADRGLIYKGKKPVYWSPSSESSLAEAEIEYHDKRSPSIYVAFDVKDGKGVVDEDAKFIIWTTTPWTLPSNVAITVHPDLKYGQYNVNGEKYVVGQDLVEEVAEELGWNKEDIQLEKEFTGKELEYVETQHPFIDRVSLVINGLHVTTDAGTGAVHTAPGHGEDDYIVGQKYGLPVISPLNDKGVFTEEGGQFEGMFYDKANKAVTDLLKENGSLLKLKFITHSYPHDWRTKKPVIFRATPQWFASISKVRQDILDAIEDTHFKVDWGKTRIYNMIRDRGEWVISRQRVWGVPLPVFYAENGDIIMDKEVIYHVANLFEKYGSNVWFDREAKDLLPEGFTHPGSPNGEFTKEEDIMDVWFDSGSSHRGVLETRPELSFPADLYLEGSDQYRGWFNSSITTAVATRGQSPYRMLLSHGFVMDGEGKKMSKSLGNVIVPDQIVKQKGADIARLWVSSVDYLADVRISDEILKQTADVYRKIRNTLRFMLGNVNDFNPETDAVPEAELLEVDRYLLNRLREFTESIINHYDNFDYLNIYQEVQNFINVELSNFYLDYGKDILYIEKQDSHKRRSMQTVLYQILVDMTKLLAPILAHTAEEVWSYIPHVKEESVHLANMPEVVKPDEELLEKWNTFMKLRDDVNRALEEARNNKVIGKSLEAKVIIGSNESFDAADFLKDFENLHQLFIVSQVEVEDKVEDGTEYYHGDIKVVHADGEKCERCWNYSTELGSVNGLDHLCPRCQGVVADL, encoded by the coding sequence ATGAACTACAAAGACACGTTACTTATGCCAAAAACAGATTTCCCAATGCGAGGCGGATTACCAAAAAAAGAACCTGAAATCCAAAAACAATGGGACGAACAAGATTTATATCACAAAATTTTAGAAAAAAATAAAGGTCATGAATCATATATTTTACATGACGGTCCTCCTTATGCGAATGGTAATTTACACATGGGGCATGCACTCAATAAAATCTTAAAAGACTTTATCGTGCGTTATAAATCTATGCAAGGTTACTATTCTCCATATGTACCAGGTTGGGATACACATGGTTTGCCTATCGAGCAAGCATTGACTAAAAAAGGGGTTAAACGTAAAGAAATGCCGATTTCTGAATTCCGTAAACTCTGCGAAGAATTCGCGTTAGAACAAATCGACATTCAAAAGAAAGACTTTAAACGTTTAGGTGTAAATGGAGATTTCAATGATCCATATATCACTTTGAAACCTGAATACGAAGCAGCACAAATCCGTTTGTTCGGTGAAATGGCGGATCGCGGCTTGATTTATAAAGGTAAGAAACCAGTTTATTGGTCTCCATCAAGTGAATCTTCATTGGCTGAAGCGGAAATCGAATATCATGACAAACGCTCACCATCTATCTATGTAGCATTTGATGTTAAAGACGGTAAAGGTGTCGTTGATGAAGATGCGAAATTCATCATCTGGACTACTACACCTTGGACATTACCTTCAAACGTAGCCATCACAGTTCACCCAGACTTGAAATATGGCCAATATAATGTCAATGGTGAAAAATATGTAGTAGGCCAAGACTTAGTGGAAGAAGTAGCTGAAGAATTAGGTTGGAACAAAGAAGATATCCAACTTGAAAAAGAATTCACTGGTAAAGAATTAGAATATGTTGAAACACAACATCCATTCATCGACCGTGTATCTTTAGTTATCAACGGCTTACACGTTACAACTGATGCTGGTACTGGTGCCGTGCATACAGCTCCTGGACACGGGGAAGATGACTATATTGTCGGCCAAAAATACGGCTTGCCAGTTATCAGCCCGTTAAATGATAAAGGGGTCTTCACTGAAGAAGGCGGTCAATTTGAAGGTATGTTCTATGACAAAGCCAATAAAGCTGTGACAGACTTGCTTAAAGAAAATGGCAGTCTCTTAAAATTAAAATTTATCACACATAGTTACCCACATGACTGGCGTACGAAAAAACCAGTTATCTTCCGTGCAACACCACAATGGTTTGCTTCAATCAGCAAAGTTCGCCAAGATATCTTAGATGCGATTGAAGATACACACTTCAAAGTCGATTGGGGTAAAACACGTATCTACAACATGATTCGTGACCGTGGTGAATGGGTAATTTCACGTCAACGTGTATGGGGCGTGCCTCTTCCAGTATTCTATGCTGAAAATGGCGACATCATCATGGACAAAGAAGTTATCTATCACGTGGCAAACTTATTTGAAAAATATGGTTCAAATGTATGGTTCGATCGTGAAGCGAAAGACTTATTGCCAGAAGGATTTACACATCCAGGCAGCCCTAACGGCGAATTTACTAAAGAAGAAGATATCATGGACGTTTGGTTCGACTCAGGTTCATCACATCGTGGTGTATTAGAAACTCGTCCAGAATTATCATTCCCAGCTGACTTGTACTTAGAAGGCAGTGACCAATATCGTGGTTGGTTCAACTCATCTATTACAACTGCAGTAGCAACTCGCGGCCAATCTCCATATAGAATGTTATTATCACATGGTTTCGTAATGGATGGCGAAGGTAAGAAAATGAGTAAATCATTAGGTAACGTTATCGTCCCTGACCAAATTGTGAAACAAAAAGGTGCAGATATCGCACGTTTATGGGTAAGTAGTGTAGACTACTTAGCAGACGTTCGTATCTCTGACGAAATCTTGAAACAAACTGCAGACGTCTATCGTAAAATCCGTAATACTTTACGTTTCATGTTAGGTAACGTTAATGATTTCAATCCTGAAACAGATGCAGTACCTGAAGCGGAATTATTAGAAGTAGACCGTTATTTATTGAACCGTTTGCGTGAATTCACAGAAAGTATCATCAATCACTATGATAATTTCGACTACTTGAACATTTATCAAGAAGTTCAAAACTTCATCAACGTGGAATTAAGTAACTTCTACTTAGATTATGGTAAAGATATCTTGTACATTGAAAAACAAGATTCTCATAAACGTCGCAGTATGCAAACTGTGCTTTACCAAATCTTAGTCGATATGACTAAATTATTAGCACCAATCCTTGCACATACTGCTGAAGAAGTTTGGTCATACATTCCTCACGTTAAAGAAGAAAGTGTGCACTTAGCTAATATGCCGGAAGTAGTTAAACCTGATGAAGAACTACTTGAAAAATGGAATACCTTCATGAAATTACGTGACGATGTGAACCGTGCATTAGAAGAAGCACGTAATAACAAAGTAATCGGTAAATCGTTAGAAGCGAAAGTAATTATCGGCAGCAACGAAAGCTTCGATGCGGCTGACTTCTTAAAAGACTTCGAGAATTTACATCAACTCTTTATCGTGTCACAAGTTGAAGTGGAAGATAAAGTAGAAGATGGTACTGAATATTATCACGGCGACATTAAAGTCGTACACGCTGATGGCGAAAAATGTGAAAGATGCTGGAACTATAGCACTGAACTTGGCTCAGTTAATGGTTTAGACCATTTATGCCCACGTTGCCAAGGCGTTGTAGCTGACCTATAA